In Apis mellifera strain DH4 linkage group LG1, Amel_HAv3.1, whole genome shotgun sequence, the sequence CCTTTTCTGTCCCACTCCTCaacccttctccttcttctcctctctaaTTCTATGTTGTCGTTGCACAAGTTTCCCCCACCATGTTACTTTCAACCAATAAGCATTAACTTCCGGCCATCTTGTGCGCACTGATCAATGAATATATCTCATGTTCAGACCTTATTTATAGAAACTAGTATCGTGCGTGACGAGTGGATTATTCACATTGGTGGCGTTTGCTTATTTGTCTTCTGATTGGTTACAAATAGGGACTACTTtagattatttcaatttcaattcttagCGCGAATCAGTAATGTagtaaaacataattttcatttttttctgtaatatttttaataaatatttaaaaatacataatattcttgtctataaataatataaaataagacacaaaacgaaataaagaattatgtcttaggaaaagaaatattctcatATTGGATCAAATCATTTACTACAAATATGTGCCAGAATTGGACCAGTATTGGAAAAAGAAGTACCTCCATGTATATCAGGAGCAATATCTCTTTTAGGAGCTGGCAGACAGTCTTTGTTGCGTACACACGaaggtaaaaaattataaatatatataataataaaaagttataaatatatttaaataatcattaaaattatttttataaataatttaaatttattatagatgtcCAACGTCAAGTGCATACTATTACTTCATATTCTGGCAGACTAGGTGGAAAACCATTTTTGGATTCACCTTATAGTTTATTAGTGCCTAATATAGGTaagtcaaatatttatttttataaaaattataataaaaataatatataaatattattattattcattcaaatattattttttatatagtacaTGTACTTCAAGGAAGAGAAAATTCAGGTCCTCTAAGTCGAAGAGAGGCAATACCaacaaagttttataataaaatgcaattatataGGCACACGTTAGGACATTTATCTGCAGTATATTGTGTTCTTTTTGATCGTactggaaaatatattataactggTGCAGATGATTTGCTTGTTAAAGTATGGAGCTCTATTGATGGACGATTATTAGCAACTTTTCGAGGAGCATCTGCTGAAATTATGGATATTGcagtaaattttgataatacttTACTTGCTGCTGGTAGTTTAGATCGAATACTAAGAGTTTGGTGTTTTCAAACAATGTCTCCTGTaagttgatatattatatcttatatttatattggaatattaatttttatatataaaagtattattttattaaatttattttcttaattttttatcaggtTGCAGTTCTTTCTGGACACTCTGGTATGATTACATCTGTAAATTTTTGTCCTATATCTTGCAATGgtgtttattatttagtttctACAAGTACAGATGGTTCTGTTGCTTTTTGGTCTCATACAAAAAAAGGCAATGAAAGAGCAATTTTTCAGTAGgttccaataaaattttatatattttttaaaaaatataaaattttattttaaatattttaagtattatatagattatatatgcatgaatatatatttattgtagacCAAAACCAATTCAGTATCATGAAAAAATGCGTCCAGGTCAAGCACAAATGATATGTGCTTCATTTAGTCCCGGTGGTGCATTTATGGCAGCTGGTTCAGCAGACCATCATGTTAGAGTATATTCAATGTTAGGAGATGAAGGTCCATGTAGAGTTTTAGAAGTTGAAGCACATTCTGATACAGTTGATAGTATTCAATGGGCGCATAATggtttaaagtttatttctgGTTCTAAAGATGGTACTGCAAATGTATGGCATTTTGAACAACAACAATGGATGTATAAACGTTTATTAATGACTACAAAACTTCCtgggtaattaaaatattatatatgacaaatattattaaatatttatttatataattttaataaatattttttttataattttccagaGAATCAGAAACAGAGGATGATTCTAACAAAAAAGCTAAAGTGACTATGGTTAGTTGGGATGTAAGTGATGAATGGGTTATTACAGCTGTAAATGATAGTTGTCTCAAAGTATGGAATGCAAAATCAGGTGAATTAGTGAAAATTCTACGTGGACATAAAGATGAAGTCTTTGTGTTAGAATCTCATCCAATAGATCCTCGTGTTATATTAAGTGCTGGACATGATGGACAACTTATAATTTGGGATGTTCTGAATACAGAACCAATAGcgtgttttcaaaattttattgaggGACAAGGTAATGGTGCTGTTTTTGATGCAAAATGGTCTCCAGATGGAACAATGTTAGCAGCAACAGATTCTCATGgacatcttttaatatatggaTTTGGATCAGGTGttgaaaaacttaaaatagtaagtatatatatatatatatattttttatgatatttagtatattattattattattattattaaatatatattatatattattattgtgatatattcttttttctttttaattctatatattatatctctaaaagtattattaattctatatttttatataggtacccaaagaattatttttccatacgGATTATAGACCTCTAATACGAGAtgcaaataattatgttttggATGAACAAACACAAACTGCACCTCACTTAATGCCTCCACCATTTTTAGTGGATGTTGATGGAAATCCTTATCCACCAGCATTACAAAGATTAGTTCCTGGAAGAGAAAATTGTAGAGGAGAACAATTAGTACCAAATATTGCAGTAGGTGCTGGAggtatataaatcaatttttttttgtttattttatttattatagaagaaaaagaattagaattaaaaaaagtatattataacttaGGAATGCAAGAAGTTATAGAAGGTCTCCCAGCTCAGGAACCACGATCTaatattgatcaattaattGAAGCACTTGCGCAGAGGCAAAATATTAATGCTGATGCAGAAAGTGCAGCTgatgagagagaagaaaatgcaGCTGAGCAACCAGTTCGTCAAATGGCTAGTCCTCGAGGAAGTAGATCTGGATTAAGAAGAGCTGGAGATGTAGAAGGTGTACGACAAAGTAGCGGTAATTGGCAAAGAGATAATACTACACCTTGGAACAAACCTATTCTTGCTCGACCCATGAATCCAGCTGTTAGAGAAACACAAATTAAAGTTTTGtacgttttatataaatatattatgaatttttttattaaattattccattttttattaatatacatataaattattttaatttataaataaataaagatataatatttatagacatGCGACGGCAGAAATGgaacttgaaaatttaaagcgCGAAATGCGAAAAAGACCACAACCAGTATCAAATACTGCCAATACTGAAGATAATATAGGTAGTCGAATAGCAAATCGAAAACGTAATAGAACTACTAGGCATGGTTATAGAACTAGAGCTACACGTGGTGAAGAACAAGAAGATGATGACTTCgaggtattttatataattataatataattgaatttctaagtattttattataattatatgattatatatttaattaaaattaagaaaactatatttattttatcatatgttCAACAATTCAATATGTTAACAATTCACTTATTTATAGAATCCTGATAATGTGGGAACAACAGGAAGTTCAGccagtagtaatagtaatgaTTCTACTGCTCATGAAGAAGATTTATGTTCTGATAGTTCTACATCAGAATCTAGTACGGAATATTCAGATTGGATTGCTGATCATGGTTTAAATCTAGAACCACCAAAACGAAGTAAACGTAAACCTGTAAAAAAGCGATCTCTCACTCCTCCAAGTGACATGGATAGAAGACGTAATAGACGTCCTAGAAAAAAggtaattaaatgttttctataataaattcctcttctgaaattcttttttatttaaaggacATTCCATTGTCTACTGGCATCGATGATATCCCAGACGTTTTTAGACCTTCAGAATGGCTTACCGAGATAATACCAAGGAAAGCTCCTTATTATCCTCAAATGGGTGATGAAATAGTATATTTTCGACAAGGTCATCAATTTTACTTAGATGctgttagaaataaaaaagtatatgaaCTTGGTCCACGATGTGAACCATggaataaagttaatataagagtaagattttttttttcaattttgtatttgaatatattataattttaatattaattatttcaagaaatatatttttcaggcCCAAGAATTCGTAAAAGTAGTAggtattaaatatgaaatacgtCCACCTCGATTGTGTTGTTTGAAGTTAGCGCTAATGGATGAAGATGGAAGATTAACAGgagaaaattttactattaaatatcatGATATGGCTGatgtattagattttttagttttacgTCAAACATTCGATACAGCTTTAGCGCGTAGTTGGTCTGAAGGAGATCGATTCCGTTGTATGATTGATGATGGATGGTGGATGGGCCAAATTCAATCAATGGAACCTTTAGATGAAGATTTTCCTGAATCTTTTTTCATGTGTTTTCGTGTCAGATGGGATAATGGTGAATATGAAAGAATGAGTCCTTGGGATCTTGAGCcaattgatgaaaatagtatgtttaaaaattttattagtctgattatattattcaattaattaaatttttatatattatatctatccaaaaatattttgagaaatattaagaaaaattgaaaaattttgaaaaaacagaaattttatttattgattataatttttttaatttttaaataataatataattaattatataattatataatagatataatataattatataatataataaataatataatttacttatattaatttaatataggaCTTCCAGCAGAACTTGGAGGTGCAGTTCCTGTACTTCCAGAGGAAATACgaacaatattatatcaacCTCATGCAGAGGAATGGCCTATGGGAGATCGAGAAGCAACATGTCGCAGAATTATACGTGGACTAGATCAAGTGATGAGTCTTGCAATTGCAGAACCATTTATGGCGCCTGTTGATCTCAATGCATATCCTGCATATGCATTTGTTGTAGAATATCCTATTGATTTAACAACCATAAAAGCtcgttttgaaaataatttttatcgaagaataACATCTGCACAGTTTGATGTTAGATACTTAGCAACAAATGCAGAACAATTTAATGAACCACATAGTCAAATAGTAAAGCATGCAAGAATAGTTACTGATTTATGTCTACGTATTATAAAGTAAGATCTAGTTTATCCACTCACTAATTTTATgttagttatattatttttattttactttatttttatcaagatataattaataaaaatatatttatttacaatttatatagagAAACTACAGAAATAGATGTACCAGCTCTCTATCATCAATTAGTTGATACATACCATTCTTCTGAATCAGAAGTTGATGTAGAAGATACAAAAAATAGACCTTCAACTAGTACTCAGAGAGCAACTTCAAGTAGAAATCTACGTTCACCAGAAGTATCAAATGATTGGAAAGTAGCTTGTCGTCAATTATTAGAAACATTATGGCAATGTGAAGATTCTATACCTTTcaggtaattattttttacaaacttcgttttatgttattttaatatatattaatattatatagcatttgtaaataataattttattatatatatcaaaattgcatatttttcacaataatttttattgaacacTTTATAGAGAACCAGTTGATAGATTAGAACATCCAGATTATCATCAAATTATAGATACACCAATGGATTTACGTACAgtaaaagaagatttattaGGAGGAAATTATGAAACTCCTTTAGAATTTGCCAAAGATATGCggttaatatttacaaatagtaGGAATTATAACACTAATAAACGATCAAGGGTATGTTACATTTGTTACTATTTatcttatgaatattatatattaactttatataatacataacatatatatatgtaaagaaaataaagaatatgataaatatttaaaatattataaaaaattatactacaatttttattattatagatatattcaaTGACAATAAGATTATCAGCTATGTTTGAAGAACATatgcgaaaaattatttcaaattggaAATCTGCAAGAagacgtaataataatacgaaaaatacAAAGGGAAAGGGTAGAAGAGGTAAAGTTCGATTAACAAACGGAACTGGTATGTTTTCATTATATCAATtcataagtttttttattataaactatacattcgaattttataaagaattaccATTATCTATAGCaccttcaaaatcaaaatctgCTTGTTCTGATGCAGATGAAATAGATAgtgaagatgaaaatattaatttaaatgatgtagaaaaaaacaattccaATGTATTTGCACCaggtatgtatattttatttttaaatgatttaattatgtaagtatatttttatacttttatttttaatatattataaatttctaaaaatggaaaataacaaattgataaatattttttttattttataggacCATCACGTATGACAAATGGACACACAAAACGTTCTTCTAATACAACGCGACCTACGCTAAAACTTAGAATTTCTAGATCTACAGTACCAAAAAAACCAAAAGAAAGTGAAAGTGAAGCCAGTGATTCAGAAGCTTCTTCAGAAAGTGAAAGTAGTGGTAGTGTACCTATAAGAAGGACACGAGCAAGAAAAACAGTACCTAGTGTAAGTGCTGATAGTGATTCTGGAGAAATATATACACCCAGTGGACGTGGAAAACAAACTCGAAAAAATCGTgcaaaaaatagtaaaaataataaacaagtaaaatcaaaatcaaagttaaacttttatgaaaattcaaaaaatgatgATGAAGCATTTACAACAAATGAATTGTCAGATGAAGAGAGTGAAGAGGAAGTTATTAACAGAAGTAGAACAAGATCACGAAAGTTAGCATCTACATCTGAACATGaggatacttttaaaaatacaataaaaagtggaaaaaataatattgaaagtcAAAgtgaggaagaagaagaagaggaagaagaagaagaagaagaagaagaagaggaagaagaacaaTCTCaacatgaaattaataatcaagatTCAGATAGTGAAGAATCAGATAAAGCTTTTGTATCATCAAGATCTCAAAGAAGAATTCGTGGAACTAGAGAAATACAAAATCAAGAACAAACACAAAATTCAAGAAGAACTGGAAAACGACCTCGTTATAATGAAGAAAGTGATGAGAGCAATACAGTGCCAGTTAGAAATCGACGTAAAATTAAA encodes:
- the LOC412406 gene encoding PH-interacting protein, whose product is MEGSVAKNETVIAPELYFLIAKFLAAGPCREAADVLKRELERAKVLPQRLDWEGHIHNQTFEELEKKYSHIGSNHLLQICARIGPVLEKEVPPCISGAISLLGAGRQSLLRTHEDVQRQVHTITSYSGRLGGKPFLDSPYSLLVPNIVHVLQGRENSGPLSRREAIPTKFYNKMQLYRHTLGHLSAVYCVLFDRTGKYIITGADDLLVKVWSSIDGRLLATFRGASAEIMDIAVNFDNTLLAAGSLDRILRVWCFQTMSPVAVLSGHSGMITSVNFCPISCNGVYYLVSTSTDGSVAFWSHTKKGNERAIFQPKPIQYHEKMRPGQAQMICASFSPGGAFMAAGSADHHVRVYSMLGDEGPCRVLEVEAHSDTVDSIQWAHNGLKFISGSKDGTANVWHFEQQQWMYKRLLMTTKLPGESETEDDSNKKAKVTMVSWDVSDEWVITAVNDSCLKVWNAKSGELVKILRGHKDEVFVLESHPIDPRVILSAGHDGQLIIWDVLNTEPIACFQNFIEGQGNGAVFDAKWSPDGTMLAATDSHGHLLIYGFGSGVEKLKIVPKELFFHTDYRPLIRDANNYVLDEQTQTAPHLMPPPFLVDVDGNPYPPALQRLVPGRENCRGEQLVPNIAVGAGGMQEVIEGLPAQEPRSNIDQLIEALAQRQNINADAESAADEREENAAEQPVRQMASPRGSRSGLRRAGDVEGVRQSSGNWQRDNTTPWNKPILARPMNPAVRETQIKVLHATAEMELENLKREMRKRPQPVSNTANTEDNIGSRIANRKRNRTTRHGYRTRATRGEEQEDDDFENPDNVGTTGSSASSNSNDSTAHEEDLCSDSSTSESSTEYSDWIADHGLNLEPPKRSKRKPVKKRSLTPPSDMDRRRNRRPRKKDIPLSTGIDDIPDVFRPSEWLTEIIPRKAPYYPQMGDEIVYFRQGHQFYLDAVRNKKVYELGPRCEPWNKVNIRAQEFVKVVGIKYEIRPPRLCCLKLALMDEDGRLTGENFTIKYHDMADVLDFLVLRQTFDTALARSWSEGDRFRCMIDDGWWMGQIQSMEPLDEDFPESFFMCFRVRWDNGEYERMSPWDLEPIDENRLPAELGGAVPVLPEEIRTILYQPHAEEWPMGDREATCRRIIRGLDQVMSLAIAEPFMAPVDLNAYPAYAFVVEYPIDLTTIKARFENNFYRRITSAQFDVRYLATNAEQFNEPHSQIVKHARIVTDLCLRIIKETTEIDVPALYHQLVDTYHSSESEVDVEDTKNRPSTSTQRATSSRNLRSPEVSNDWKVACRQLLETLWQCEDSIPFREPVDRLEHPDYHQIIDTPMDLRTVKEDLLGGNYETPLEFAKDMRLIFTNSRNYNTNKRSRIYSMTIRLSAMFEEHMRKIISNWKSARRRNNNTKNTKGKGRRGKVRLTNGTAPSKSKSACSDADEIDSEDENINLNDVEKNNSNVFAPGPSRMTNGHTKRSSNTTRPTLKLRISRSTVPKKPKESESEASDSEASSESESSGSVPIRRTRARKTVPSVSADSDSGEIYTPSGRGKQTRKNRAKNSKNNKQVKSKSKLNFYENSKNDDEAFTTNELSDEESEEEVINRSRTRSRKLASTSEHEDTFKNTIKSGKNNIESQSEEEEEEEEEEEEEEEEEEEQSQHEINNQDSDSEESDKAFVSSRSQRRIRGTREIQNQEQTQNSRRTGKRPRYNEESDESNTVPVRNRRKIKRRYYAEESDESPEPENVPRISISSRGRVRKMTERARAFLLDSP